One window of the Xiphias gladius isolate SHS-SW01 ecotype Sanya breed wild chromosome 11, ASM1685928v1, whole genome shotgun sequence genome contains the following:
- the npas4l gene encoding neuronal PAS domain-containing protein 4-like, whose amino-acid sequence MTIWCNSCKHHVRAPCTSHRLPEDDRRSCCRRIRSTKGASKARRDHINHEIRNMRALLPISQEDQERLSYLHSMAAICTYIRKSVLFQGLLAGERSHCSLPYEAFLHALHGFILVTTASGRLVYVSENVAEHLGLSMIDVLQGDTFYDMVERSDVEIVKSNLDIENDSSSERSFICCMQTSKAFKLRHSSCCSMLVRGSFQSFPQPCPPSSAASPSAEPLFVALCTPTVNRLRTSASHLCHSFSSLHRLDMSFTQLSDSVLYFLGYPADEMTGRSWYSLIHPEDLSLSADSHRSLMQTDEGFQVEMVLRLQCEDLSWTWIYVRANKDCQGINCTNYIISETEARFLQKTISSDAFRPSSLANSCLFAAQQAPCSQTYNNTKCFKRQRTSDSQSEEPGARDRRESEQDIHYVARASFQGDSSPVPFGDGPALFTPPYSPASSSSPLQQEELSHDLLMDVHGYTDQLLSSPEGSPSYYSYPEAGLTCHPSPSDSLPAAAEQTFDREAFGALAARSPLSSSSPTYDFQACRSDARLVPDCLSASDVCESPVDCALHQDDFGVLEQPEGGSLVQVHHVPHNALPIHSSLLTPNQSPTSTESNQYNEREQAEISILAQQISSLASSFDMYHTLKPLQNVVQTAAAETLSSACDWPNHPPLPSVLPLKHELVLDDGVFDSILKDLDMDTRKSSTSGPAVVSYSHQQGSVSSGSGPRRLAQEPLGLSSANPEEPLPAEQFTAMDPFTLQLGRSDQNTGLHQLNRYMQSSLHQGGLAKENLY is encoded by the exons ATGACTATTTGGTGCAACTCCTGCAAGCATCACGTACGGGCTCCGTGCACCTCTCACCGCCTGCCTGAGGATGACCGCCGCTCATGCTGCAGAAGGATCAG ATCCACCAAAGGAGCCTCCAAAGCCCGGCGGGACCACATCAATCATGAGATCAGGAATATGCGGGCTCTGTTGCCCATCAGCCAGGAGGACCAGGAGCGTCTCTCCTACCTCCACTCCATGGCAGCCATCTGCACCTACATCAGGAAGTCTGTTCTCTTCCAGG GACTCCTGGCTGGGGAGAGATCACACTGCTCTCTGCCCTACGAGGCCTTTCTTCACGCCCTGCATGGCTTCATCCTGGTCACTACCGCCAGTGGGAGGCTGGTCTATGTGTCGGAAAATGTAGCCGAACATCTTGGTCTGTCCATG ATAGATGTGCTTCAGGGAGACACTTTCTATGACATGGTGGAACGATCTGATGTTGAGATTGTTAAATCAAACCTGGACATCGAAAACGACTCATCATCAG AGAGGAGCTTTATATGTTGTATGCAAACCTCCAAGGCCTTCAAGCTGagacacagcagctgctgctccatGCTGGTCAGAGGGAGCTTCCAGTCCTTCCCTCAGCCCTGTCCGCCCTCCTCTGCAGCCTCTCCCAGCGCCGAGCCTCTGTTCGTGGCCCTCTGCACCCCCACAGTGAACCGCCTGAGGACCTCTGCCTCCCACCTCTGTCACAGCTTCAGCAGTTTGCACAGACTCGATATGTCCTTCACTCAGCTGTCAGACAG tgttttatattttttggggTATCCAGCGGATGAAATGACCGGTCGATCATGGTACAGTCTCATCCATCCTGAAGACCTTTCGTTAAGTGCAGATTCTCACAGAAGTCTAA TGCAGACAGATGAGGGCTTCCAGGTTGAGATGGTGCTGAGGCTCCAGTGCGAGGATTTGTCATGGACCTGGATCTACGTTCGAGCTAACAAGGACTGTCAGGGCATTAACTGCACTAACTACATCATCAG CGAAACAGAGGCCAGATTTCTGCAGAAGACCATCAGCAGCGATGCCTTCAGGCCATCGTCTCTGGCAAATTCCTGCCTTTTCGCTGCTCAACAGGCGCCCTGCTCTCAGACCTACAACAAcactaaatgttttaaaaggcaGAGGACATCTGACAGCCAGAGCGAGGAGCCAGGTGCCAGAGATAGGAGGGAGTCAGAGCAAGACATACACTACGTGGCGCGCGCCTCCTTCCAAGGCGATAGCTCACCTGTTCCCTTTGGTGACGGCCCAGCTCTCTTCACCCCCCCCTATAGCCcagcctcctccagctcccctctgcagcaggaggagctAAGCCATGACCTCCTGATGGATGTGCATGGATACACGGATCAGCTGCTGTCCTCCCCTGAGGGCTCTCCCTCATACTACTCCTACCCAGAGGCAGGGCTCACCTGTCACCCATCACCCTCCGACTCCCTCCCTGCAGCCGCCGAGCAAACCTTTGACCGGGAAGCCTTCGGTGCGCTCGCTGCCCGCtcgcctctctcctcctcatctcccaCCTATGATTTCCAAGCTTGTAGATCTGATGCTCGATTAGTTCCAGACTGCCTGTCTGCGTCCGACGTTTGTGAAAGCCCAGTGGACTGTGCTCTGCATCAAGACGATTTTGGCGTTCTAGAGCAGCCAGAAGGGGGCAGCCTCGTCCAAGTGCATCATGTGCCCCACAATGCGTTGCCTATACATTCCAGTCTACTTACCCCCAACCAGTCACCCACATCCACAGAGTCCAACCAGTACAATGAGAGGGAGCAGGCAGAGATCAGTATTCTGGCACAGCAAATCTCTTCTCTGGCCAGCAGCTTTGACATGTATCACACCCTGAAACCGCTTCAAAATGTGGTCCaaactgcagctgctgaaaCCCTGTCCTCAGCCTGTGACTGGCCCAAtcaccctcctctcccctcGGTCCTTCCTCTTAAGCACGAGCTGGTGCTTGATGATGGCGTGTTCGACAGCATCCTGAAAGACCTGGACATGGacacaagaaaaagcagcacGTCCGGTCCTGCTGTTGTGTCGTACAGCCACCAGCAGGGTTCAGTGAGCAGCGGGAGTGGGCCCCGTCGTTTGGCGCAGGAGCCCCTCGGTCTCTCCTCGGCCAACCCAGAGGAGCCACTGCCTGCAGAGCAGTTCACTGCCATGGATCCCTTCACTTTGCAGTTGGGACGCTCTGACCAAAACACTGGGTTGCATCAACTCAACCGCTATATGCAGAGTAGCCTTCACCAAG GTGGACTTGCTAAAGAAAATCTGTACTGA